From a region of the Triticum aestivum cultivar Chinese Spring chromosome 7D, IWGSC CS RefSeq v2.1, whole genome shotgun sequence genome:
- the LOC123170726 gene encoding uncharacterized protein: MRSSVHVPAAVAALLGHPVAALSERPAPRLTRLLMNVTVQQSLWPVHVLLGADATVADFTRAAVAAYAAEGHRPPLPADNGATDAAARFELHLSKYALVALNPEVKVLDLGSRNFFLCSNRSAYGKVRLRSSAPTQVIPAVSIL, translated from the exons ATGAGGAGCTCCGTGCACGTGCCAGCCGCGGTAGCTGCGCTGCTGGGCCACCCGGTGGCGGCCCTGTCGGAGAGGCCGGCGCCGCGGCTGACGCGTCTGCTGATGAACGTGACGGTGCAGCAGAGCCTGTGGCCGGTGCATGTGCTGCTGGGCGCGGACGCCACCGTGGCCGACTTCactcgcgccgccgtcgccgcctatGCCGCCGAGGGGCACAGGCCGCCGCTCCCCGCCGATAACGGCGCCACAGACGCGGCCGCACGGTTCGAGCTGCACCTCTCCAAGTACGCCCTCGTCG CTCTGAACCCGGAGGTCAAGGTGCTGGACCTGGGCTCTCGCAACTTCTTCCTTTGCTCCAACAGATCAGCTTACGGAAAGGTGCGGCTACGCTCGAGTGCACCCACGCAGGTTATCCCGGCCGTCAGTATTCTCTGA